The Gossypium raimondii isolate GPD5lz chromosome 2, ASM2569854v1, whole genome shotgun sequence genome segment TGTCTAAACGGGATGAAAGGATAAAAACACCACTAGATTCCCCGAGAGGGAGGTTTTCGAAAGTTTCGAGACCTGATGATGTatcaaaagttgaaaatttagCTGTACGGTCCAGTTACTGTGAGAACCCATGCGAGGAGCCTAGTGTTCATCGCTGTCATTCCTCACTATCTCAACATTTGGTACTTTCAAGTAGAACTTCACCTCTGGACGAGAATTTGGATAGAGCTATACGTGCCTGCCATTCGCAACCTTTGTCCATGACTGAGGTAACTTATGTTTAGCATGTAACCATCCCGAAAGAATTGTTTTTCGTTGTACTTTACATTACATTTTTGGTTAGTTTCCGGTTATATACAGCATGATAAACCATCAGTTGGTTAACATACTTTTGCTTGGTTCTCGACAGTACGCACAGAATGCATCAAATATAATCAGTCTGGCCGAACATCTTGGGACTCGTATTTCTGATCATGTTCCAGAGACACCAAACAAGCTTTCCGAGGATATGATAAAATGCATGGCTGCTATATATTGCAAGCTCGCAGACCCGCCTTTGATCCAAAACGGATTTTCATCTCCGAATTCATCCATGTCATCGGCCAGTGCATTTTCCCCACCACAACAACATGACATGTGGAGTCCTGGGTTCCGAAACAATTCATCTTTTGATGTACGGTTAGATAACCCTTTTCACGTGGAAGGACTTAAAGAGTTTAGCGGACCGTATAGCACGATGGTCGAAGTGCCTTGGATTTTCAGAGATAGTCAAAAGCTAGGTGATGTTGAACACTTGCTACAAAATTTCAGGCACGTCTCTTGTACTtacaaacatcaaaataaaaacctGTCACGGTTTTTCATATGTTCATCGATTTCTTTTGTTATATAGATCCCTTATATGTCGACTTGAAGAAATCGATCCTATGAACTTGAAACATGAAGAGAAGCTGGCATTCTGGATAAACATACACAATTCATTAGTGATGCatgtaagtgtcctcatcaatGAAAAGAATCTGCTATAATAATGTTGGCTCAGTTTTATCAGTCTTTCGTTTCCTGCATGATAGGCTTTTCTAGCTTACGGTATCCCGCAAAATAATGTGAAGAGACTCTTTCTACTATTAAGGGTAAGAATAACTCGTCCCATTGTCCCGTTGTTGCATATCTAGAACGATGCAACTGCATTGGTTCGTGTTATCTTATACCATTTACCTTGCAGGCTGCATATAACATAGGGGGTCACACCATCAGTGCAGATACAATACAGAGTTCTATCCTTGGATGTCGTATATCTCGTCCTGGACAGGTAAATCACACGCCTCATCTTTCATTTCCTCGATTTTATGGTGCTGATAAAGTTTTCCTACTTGTAGTGGCTTCGGTTATTACTCTCTTCGAAGACAAAGTTTAAAACTGGAGACGAGAAGCAAGCATATGCAATCAAACAACCCGAACCTCTTTTGTACTTCGCCCTCTGCACAGGAAACCATTCTGATCCTGCGGTACTGTCTCATATCCTTCCTTGTTTTCCCCTTATCAGCCTTCTTGTTGTacttaattcttttttctttagaTCCGTGCTTACACGCCGAAGAGAGTATTTCAAGAGCTAGAAACTGCAAAAGAAGAGTACATTCGTGCTACGTTCGGTGTCCGTAAAGACCAGAAAATTTTGTTACCGAAGATCATAGAGTCATTCGCGAAGGATTCAAGTTTGGATTCGGTCGGCATCATCGAAATGGTCGAACACGCGTTGCCTGAATCACTTCGTAGGAGCATTAGAAAATGTCAGCTAGGAAAATCACGTAAGAACATTGCATGGATTCCTCGGAACTTTACCTTTAGGTATCTAATATCTAAAGAATTACTAAGATGATTTTCATTGTACAAAaagtagaaatgaaaaaggatataTAACAATGGAGCATATTTTGTAATGTCAATTGTTATTATCTTTTGTCATTCAATAGGAGGGaccaatgatttatttaatgttgattaAAGCGGTATATAACAAagggttaaattattatttggggCTTGGATTCAGCggcaattatttttatattgaccttaaaatttttttcaagctAAGCTTCGAACTTTACAATTGTTCCTGTATTAGGGTTTGgattttgaaattcttttttaaaGCTAGGTTTTGAACTTTACAATTGTTTTCGTGTTGagacttgaaaattttttttaagttagacTTTGAATTTAACATTTGTTCTCATATTACAATTGTTTCTCTCTTGGGGCTTAAATAGTTTAAACTCTTACATGGAAATAGTTGCCAAGTTCATGAAACTATGAAAAAACCGAAATgacctcaaaattttaaaactgaaCATGATTCAACCCAGATTAAGCCGACCCAAAATTAGCTATACCATTCCAAATCTAGCTGGTATACTTCAACAATCAGTCCTAAAATTAGGATAATAACAATTTCAACTCtcaaacatttataaattataaaatgtagtttgattttaataaattgtgtaatttaattttctttttaattttaattttaattttaaaatcaagaatgTATGATGGTGAAAATCTACAGAATTGTCTCAAATCATTCACCATCTGTCACTGTCCACAATGTGCCAGCCAAGTCCTGTTGGGAGGCACCCGTGCTCTTAGCCACACGGGTCCTGTTTTGTCGGTCGAGCTCACCATGAACGCAACAATGGATGAAAAATGTAATGATCAGACAACATATTCAGAACTGGTTTTTATTTAGATCCAAAGTTATGGATTTAAGATGATACAACATTGTTACCTACTTGCCTACATAATCAAGAAATTTCCCAGAATAACTCTCAGATCAGATCAGATCAGATCCTGCAACAAGctatacatacacacacacatatatatagcTGGTTTTGTTCTAGTATGGTTTCTCACCTATATAATTACCAGGAggattataaaaacaaatagttaAAGTAACTTGATCCTTGCATGTAGCTTGTGAGCAACCCAAATCCGAAGAATTCTTCCAAACAACTTGAGTATAAACACCACATTTATGATTCGGTGCACAAGTATTAGTCCCATAGTCATAATAATCTTTCTCTTTTACCCAAGTTTCCACCGCCATGAGCGGCGTCACGGCGGCTCCGCTACCCCATAACTGGTTTGCTCCGTACTTGTGGTTTGTCAGGTTTGCGAACTGACAACCCATTTTGTTCCTTTGGTACCTTGCGATGAGACTTGAAGCATTGGCTAGTTGTTGGCTCCATTTGAGAGGTGCGACACCTACTGCAGCTCTTGCTTGGTTGTGGGCTTGGAGGAAGTCTCTGGCTGCTGGTGGCAGCATTGATGGTGGAGCTGTGGTTGCTGGTGGTGCTGCTGCACTTTGGGCCGTGTGGTGGTAAATGGCTAGGAGTAGAATTGTAATCAAGGCGTAGGCCATTTTGGGTGTTGGGTGGTGTTTTGAGATGAGGGTTAATGGTTTCTGTTGGTGGCAAGAATTTATAGAGTTGCAGAGGATTGGTCCCCCATTGAATTAAGAGACAACTTTGTGAATGTGATTCTGGTTTTCAGATCTGGATCATTCATAGAATCGGTTACTcattgtttcaaaaattttaaaaaataaatcagtGTTTAATCAATTCTTTTCTGAATCATCTTCGATTCTTGATTTAATCGAtctgatttaattattttaattataattatgtttatacGAAAACTGATATAtatcgataccaatttgtattgacattatttgatatttgtgacAAATATCTGATAGAAAAATTCATCTCATGGCATGGATAGAGCCAAAGGATGACAGGCAAGGGCCTGACtcctcaaaatgaaaaattgccCCTTTAATccctttagaaattttaaagttttaagataattcaattataattgtattttggtctctcttaaaatttaaaatttaatttcgacctctttaaaaataaaaagtttatagTTTAATCATTTGAAGAACcgtaaaattttatgttaatacaatgacaaaattacatttttaactcTCTCATcccaataaaaaattttaacttcatcCCTATCTCATACATTAAAGTTTAAACAACAAGATTGTCACATGTCTGCAATTTTACATAGAATTGTAACCATGGGTAGTAGGCCATGATCTCTGTTGTCTATTGTTTAGATGAGGGTTAATTACCATGGAAAGAATTTATAGACTTCAGGTCCCGTTTTTGAGGTGAAATCCCTTGCCATGTCCTTCTACTATAGGgattattcaaattaatccttCTTTTTTAAGTTACAACTAACCCTACCATTAGTTCCGATCTAAAGGTGATCATAGGCCGGGCCGAGCGGGCCtgcataaaattttaggcctgcTTTATAGGCTGGGCTGCGCCCTACGAaatatgagcctaaaatttgTCCAAGCTAATTCGAAATAAATTTGCTAAGCTAAGCCCAGCCATTgacccatattaaattttacaacaccaaaaaagtatatatttaataaatatatttgattaaaaagtatatttgattaaaaataaaatatatatttaatatataatttaatttgaatttgggCAGGCCCGAATCAAAAAGTTTACCCAGGcagacccattttctaaacagacctcattttttgcccaaacccatatttcgagtctatatttttaccgaaccctctcatttttcgagcgggccatcgggccgggccaggtagcccaacccatgatcacctctattcCGATCTCAATCAATCATTACAGTCATTAAACTGTATAATTTAACTCTATCTATTTAACTAACTAGCCCACATGTAATTTCATAATGTGGAACTCAAACATGGGTACTTCAAGTGTCGAAGCCTCGGCCTTTCCAACACAACTAAGGTTCCATTAGCGAGTTCGTTTGCTATTAAATccatcaatttagtctttatattaaaaaatatatatataatttttaaatgagattcaattttgaatttatacgAATATTTTTTCCAAGGACTATTTTGAACCAACCCCTAAATTAGAGAGGCTATCACATAAGTTCAccttattttttatgtttataaagattgaagaaagagatcaGGTTTATtggaagaaattattttatgggcATTTCCTATCACATCATCCATTGTTCCTTTACGATTATTTAATGTCATTTTAGCAATTTTCCATGTCATTATCAcataattttggttatttttatccTAAACCTCAAACTCTAAATAATAAAccctaggggtgagcaaaactcgactcgactcgaaaaaatcgaaaaaaaattcgaatttcgagttaaacgaatcgagttattcgagttaatcgagttattcgaatcaactcgaatttttttttcgaatttcgagttcgaatcgagttgagttttcgaattcgaataattcaaatatcaaactataatattttacatttttaccccaaactcccaaacctttttacttttccctcaaaacttttactccttcccactttccccccaaaacttttactcccctcccctcctaACCCctcaatctacccaaaatccatttcccaccaaaattttactctcccatttattttttctcaaaattttactccaaaaaaccctcaaaactttttattttcccccaaaatttttactccctcccactttttccctaaaactttaattcccttcccatcccacctcccatttatcccaaaccctcccccctccaatttttttttaatattttccctccaaaattttactccccctatttactttccctcaaacttttattccccaaaacttttatttttccctaaacttttacttctcaccctttactctcaaataaaaatcaaaattatccaaaaaatcactaaacataaatagtaataattttatttatatctactatttatattattaaattaaatttcacattttatattatttatattattaaattgtttagtcatattgaatatttatattaaaattgaattattaattatgccataaaatattcgtgttaaaattttatattggtattaatttcacattttatttttaaaataacttttattaaaaaatcatatttttacatttaatatatttttaattctaaaatacatagtgacaagaatcaagataattgaaacaactaagcaagcaaagaagctaaccaatatataaaaattaataaataaattatgaagtgatgaaagttaataaaaaatttgattaatgtggacaaattttattacgatgggtgacaatggttacaaggacccaaaattattttttaaaatttaactcgaagaaatatattcgattcgattcgaattccatcgagaaaacttcaaataaagttaggatgataaaatgagattcgaaaactcgattaactcgaaaattttcgattcgattcgatcgaatgctcacccctaataaACCCCATGTCAATACAATTAACCCTGAACCTCAAACTCTAATATTTAAATCTCAAACCCAAACCctgaaccctaaaccttaaatctcaaactcgaaccctaaatcttaaatctCGAACCCCAAACCTTGAGCAAGTTTAGGATTTAAGTTCAAGTTTGGGGTTTATGGTTTTGATTTTTAGAGCTTAAGGTTTATGGATCAATGGTCAATGTTCAATGTTCAAGGTTTAAGGTTCGAGGTTCaatgtttatgtttatgtttaggtttagggtttaagtttgAGGTTTGAATTTGGGGTTTAGGATTCGAGGCTTAgtgtaaaaaaattaccaaaattatgtgtcaatgacatggaagaaattgttgaaatgtcattaaataattagaaagggATCACAGATGATGTGGTAGGAAGGGTCCATATATAATTTCCCGATTTATTGGCTATTAGAtccttgttttgttttggttggaGCATTGACTCTCATTCATTGTACtaaatttgtcaaaaaaaaatttcttaatttgaAGTTTATGCTCTCATTCTttttaggggtgagcaaaatctGATCCGGTTCGAAAAACtcgataaataatttaaattttaaattaaatagttcaagttaatcgagttatttggatcaactcgaataaaaaattaaaattttcaatttaactcgaatatgaattaaacAAGTCGAGTTATCCAAAATTcgaataagaaaaacaaaactacatcattttgataaatgtttaacttttctaaagttaaatgtcaaaatcattaagttaaaaggcaaaactacatcattttgataaatggttagccattaagttaaaaggcaaaataattatattgtttatgtagttaaataatcgtGCACTTTGTctattagttaaataatcgATCCATTTAAacgcaacattgagtataaattatatgattaattaactcgacttgaaatttttttactcgatttgattcgaaaaaattcaaattaagttCGATTGTTAAAATAGGATTtgtcaactcgactaactcaaaatttttttactcgatttaaCTCGACTCGATCGAATGCTTACACCTAATGGCTCTTATTGATTGTAAAGTTTTTCATCCGAAAGTTTAAAAATGGATAATACAAATTTTGATCCCTGAAATTGGCAATTATGTTCACTTTAAtacttgtacttttttatcCACTTTGACACTTGACAAGTAAGTCTATTTTGATCCCTAAccttgaaaattataaaagtttgatgatATGACATAATCTTAAATCGTCATTTTCTGTGTTTTAATAATCGAACTAATGGTTGAACAAATCAAACCACCGGTTCCTGATTCAACTAGTTTGACTGGTTCGACCACCgaaccaacaataattaaataaataatttaaaattcataaaaatctagaaaatttaaaaaaattgattaagttaATTCAATATGTTCAACTGATGATTTTTTCCggtttttaatttctataagtTTCGAGCAATTTTTGAGTCAATCAGTTCAACCTTTTGTTCAGGCCGTTGTATAGATCAATTATTGGTTTGTCAGATATGATCTTATTCTAGTAACACTGGTCACATAATCATATCTTGACAGAATCTAAatttagaaactaaaataaatctaattgcTAAGTTCAAGTACTAACATCAACATaattaccaaaaattatatCATCTGAAAAAACAATGTAGTGGGAAAAACTAACATTAGGTGGGGCTGTATTGCAGCCATTGAAACGGGGTGTTAGAATTATGGAGTTCTGGTGCATTTTAATTGATGTTCAATTAGGTGTCAAGATATATGGTAATCTTTGATTAATGGAACAGTTTGGCTTTCCTTAGAGCATTGAAATTTGCATGTGACCATGTTGACTATGATTTGTTAAGTCATAGTATGCAGATTTTATGTGCATTTAATCAATTTGTCAACTTCGGGTTCAGCCACATTACCAGAACCAAAGGGCTAAAACAAGTGGTAGATCCTTGAGCCAGCTATTAAATGGTCCAATGGCTAAGTCTCCTATTGGGCTTCAATCGGCTAGCCACTACGCTAACCACCACCAAGGTAGCAGGCTTTGTGTCATCTGTTTTGACCCATTGAACCACATTCACTTTCCGAAGAGTACGTAACTCAAAATGACGTTACATTATACTTTTAGAGCGTTCGGACTTTGGAGGTAGAATCTAGATTTGGACTTTCAAAATGAATTGTTAAAAGGGATAATTAcgaatcttaaaatttttaatttttatggataTTAATACACCATCAAGTATAGTTATTATCTTTAAGAggtaaaattaataatcttaGCGAATTAAAAACACTTACTTCAACCGATCATAGATAAAGAATAATTTGATCTCTACGCACTCTGATGCAAGCAGACAGCTTTAAGACAACCGAAGAGTTttgtataaataatattaatgtatgtATTTCTTAGAAAACTCCTTTTAACTTTCattattcttatttaatttacGCATTAGAAAATGTCTTAACGTACAAATTCTGACACTTTTATAATTCGTTTTTCATTTCACAAACCCTTTTTAACATTTTCGACCTAATTATACTAGTGCTTTTTTTTCCGGAAAATTCTACGATTTTTTATAACTCTTTTCTAAggattatttaaattgtttatatatattaacaattagGATAAAGTTGTTGAAATCGGATTGGATTGGTTAGATCGAAAATCCGTTGGTATATTAATCAAGAGAAAGAAGCGCAACAAGgttaaaaaattagttgaacatgattttccttttttccatttaaataatttttatttttaaataatttttaataatttatttaatcaaattgaacTAACTGGTCAAACTAAGGACGGGTGGCTTAATCAATCTGATCAACAGTCTAGTTACCACCTGTCTAGttacaaaaactttaaaattgagGTAAAGCAAAGACCGGACCAATCCGACTAGGAATTCGTAGCCTGACTAATTCGACCAGACCGTAAACTAGGGGTATGCAAGAGCCCAACTGCTCAAATTGGGAACTAATAACCTATTCTAATCCTCACAGATACTCCATTCCTAACAGGCAATCTAAAATGCCGATAACCCTTGCctcctttttcttaaattattgtacTCATTTTCTCCCAATATATCCCCACTTCTAATCTGTCTTGTTtcacttttcttctttttgatgCCTTATTATCACAAAATATTTCATGTTTCTTCACGAAATACAAGGTTTCGATGTGTTTCTTTCAGACAAGAACACCAACAAGTGACAGACAGCTTTGTCATCCACTCTTCTGTACTGTTGCCTCTGAAAACCATGTCTACCTCCATCATTTGAACTTGATTCTAAGCTTTGATAATTGAGTTTAAGTTGAAGAAATAATTGGTTTCTTATTTCAAACTAAACTCatcatttcaatatatttagtTAACCTGTCAACAATTCAGAGGATTAAGTGATTAAAAGATTTGTATTGACACCTctatgtttagggtttaaacCCTCTACCCTAATTTGTTaggtaaaaaaagaagaagtttgGTCTTctatttttgggttaaaatatgtcataagtcatTTATCTCTTCGAAAATACTTTCAActttaggaatttagtctctttacttttcaattttcaaaatttaagttcaactGTTAGCTTTGTTAGTTTTTTAGATTAAATTCAAGCTCATTACAATGTCAATTTTtagaataaatctcaaaattatacaagaactttggtttaatgtgcaatttcatacatgaaattttgatttggttcgattctcataaattattaacacagttgttaatatatatatatttgtatattgcatactcaaataattatacttatccaatatataaataaattgatgtatttatttctttaaatttgcatgattgaatcaaaattaaagtttcatgtatacattTAAACCACAATATCAAAGTTTCAAttgtataattacaccaaatcaaagtttatgtataattttgagatttatcccttttttaattacatggctatcaagtgattatttttttttacctgaattttgaaatttgaaaactaaaatgctaaattttaaaaataaaagtataaggactaaatttcaaaatttccaaaagaaCAAAGACTTATGACACATTTTAACCATTTGCTTATGCTCATAACATCCTCAAacccttaaataaaaaacaataggtgttcaaaaatatttgaaccCGCATTCTCCTAATTAtcgcaataataataatgtaaactGAATTAAGGTTcaataataaacaatatttaatgatattaattatttaaatttactagACGgaccaaaatattttaaactaaaactaagggtctgtttgattgccaataaaatattttccataaaatgatttcggaaaatgttttacttttcgtaaaatgatttcttggaaaatattttcggtgtttgattgaatctgtaaaatattttctaatttttatgcGATTTccgaaatatttttcaaaaaattgttttacatatattgatatatattaataaattttatattttaaattatttttacatatattgcaatgatttatttataataatactcaattattaagctacaatattaatcgttataaattgaaaaaaattaatatcaaataaattatttgtaattgtgttaaaaaagcAAGTATTgaacaattaaaaaaacaagttactggaaaatcgataaacagaagcaattttctaccggaaatgaaggaaggaatgaaggagtcGATAGAGAGGAGaacacggaaaatgtcttacggaaattgtaagggtaagacattttccctaaaatgtaacccattttcccttgttttggagttcattttccaaatggaaaatattttccgccaatcaaacgctggaaaagttgaaaataattttctgaaaaatcaattccttcaatcaaacagaccctaaatgtGAAAAAGTGCTCCGTCGAAGGTGAATtatcatatttacattttttccatttttagatGCAAAAGTGTGGACCAATCTTTTGTTGTTTGCTCTAATTGTGCTTTcagattatttaaaatttaattcatttacttttatatcgtttctttatttttctaatttaataattaaagtctAATTAATAATGCCCTGAAATGAGTAACcccaaatttgaaattgaaataggTTCAACATTTTATTAGCTTATTTGACCTTCCACATGTGTAATATTTTGATCAGATGTTGttatcaattattaaattaaaagagtaaaataactaaaaccttaaaattaaatataaaaataaattttaaatatataaaaagcaCAAGAATCATTAACATAATTAAACCTTCTTTACttctatcattattattattattattattattttgttcaaaactTGTATCATTGTAAAAGTAAGATCCCAATGTTGACATGTAAAAATTTCTATTATGACAcatgaaataaaacatatatttaaggTTTCATAGTTTAA includes the following:
- the LOC105787577 gene encoding STS14 protein, yielding MAYALITILLLAIYHHTAQSAAAPPATTAPPSMLPPAARDFLQAHNQARAAVGVAPLKWSQQLANASSLIARYQRNKMGCQFANLTNHKYGANQLWGSGAAVTPLMAVETWVKEKDYYDYGTNTCAPNHKCGVYTQVVWKNSSDLGCSQATCKDQVTLTICFYNPPGNYIGEKPY
- the LOC105787575 gene encoding uncharacterized protein LOC105787575, producing MGFQSSVESKMLGLKFTSSKHKRSKSFPEKRRVEEDSLDGSLEASNRIKLDMRHLKDSVKTRNKQSPSPGTEVQQNSLKQEILQLEKRLQDQFEVRRALETALGYRTSSHDNRNETSVSITKPATELIKEIAVLELEVVYLEQYLLLLYRKAFDQQVSSISLSKRDERIKTPLDSPRGRFSKVSRPDDVSKVENLAVRSSYCENPCEEPSVHRCHSSLSQHLVLSSRTSPLDENLDRAIRACHSQPLSMTEYAQNASNIISLAEHLGTRISDHVPETPNKLSEDMIKCMAAIYCKLADPPLIQNGFSSPNSSMSSASAFSPPQQHDMWSPGFRNNSSFDVRLDNPFHVEGLKEFSGPYSTMVEVPWIFRDSQKLGDVEHLLQNFRSLICRLEEIDPMNLKHEEKLAFWINIHNSLVMHAFLAYGIPQNNVKRLFLLLRAAYNIGGHTISADTIQSSILGCRISRPGQWLRLLLSSKTKFKTGDEKQAYAIKQPEPLLYFALCTGNHSDPAIRAYTPKRVFQELETAKEEYIRATFGVRKDQKILLPKIIESFAKDSSLDSVGIIEMVEHALPESLRRSIRKCQLGKSRKNIAWIPRNFTFRYLISKELLR